A part of Bacillota bacterium genomic DNA contains:
- a CDS encoding sugar kinase, translating into MFEVTCLGILVADVVGKPIDTYPERGRLQLVERMELHSGGCAANTGVSLAKIGVRTAVIGKVGNDGFGDFLVQVLQKHGIDTRGVKRDEKEATSATMVMVHSDGERSFLHYIGANAALRLEDVDMDIVRQSKVLHVAGALVMPGIDGEPTAELLRRAKEMGIITSFDTVWNTSSGWMNTVKPCLPYVDYMIPSIEEAKMLTGKEDPEDIAQVFLEHGVKVVGLKMGERGCYIRTADVRLSIPRYQVQAVDALGAGDAFAAGFLTGVVKGWDLEQTGRFANAVGALCVTALGATTGVRSLEETMDFMQRTPMASG; encoded by the coding sequence ATGTTCGAGGTAACCTGCCTAGGCATTCTGGTTGCCGATGTGGTTGGCAAGCCAATAGACACCTATCCCGAACGCGGTCGGCTCCAGCTGGTCGAGCGCATGGAGCTGCACAGCGGTGGCTGCGCTGCGAACACGGGCGTGTCGTTGGCGAAAATCGGTGTCCGCACCGCCGTCATCGGCAAGGTGGGCAACGACGGCTTTGGCGACTTTCTGGTGCAGGTGCTGCAAAAGCACGGCATCGACACGCGCGGCGTCAAGCGCGACGAAAAGGAAGCCACCAGCGCGACGATGGTGATGGTGCACAGCGATGGCGAACGCTCGTTCCTGCACTATATCGGTGCAAACGCCGCGTTGCGATTGGAAGACGTGGACATGGACATCGTGCGGCAAAGCAAGGTGCTTCATGTGGCAGGCGCGCTGGTCATGCCCGGCATCGACGGCGAGCCAACGGCAGAACTGCTGCGCCGTGCGAAAGAGATGGGTATTATCACCAGCTTCGACACGGTGTGGAACACCAGCAGCGGGTGGATGAACACCGTCAAGCCCTGCCTGCCCTACGTGGACTACATGATACCCAGCATCGAAGAGGCGAAGATGCTCACCGGCAAGGAAGACCCCGAGGACATCGCGCAAGTGTTTCTAGAACACGGTGTGAAGGTGGTCGGGTTGAAGATGGGTGAGCGTGGATGTTACATCCGCACCGCGGACGTCAGGCTGTCTATCCCGCGCTATCAGGTGCAGGCGGTGGACGCGCTGGGAGCAGGTGATGCCTTTGCCGCTGGCTTTTTGACCGGCGTGGTGAAGGGCTGGGATTTGGAGCAGACCGGTCGCTTCGCCAACGCAGTGGGCGCGCTGTGTGTGACCGCGCTTGGTGCCACTACAGGCGTGCGCTCACTGGAAGAGACGATGGACTTCATGCAAAGGACGCCGATGGCGTCGGGATGA
- a CDS encoding CPBP family intramembrane metalloprotease encodes MEGASPFLEIARQGRNEWWRYVAGVVFIFVCWMGGQVITAVPLVSREPDPARADLLLLALLLLSFAPGLAAVALAVRLLHGRPFRTLVTPYAQVSWKRLATGFVGWFVLAAVAGLVEALLHPGRYQPNPEPLTVLPFLVVAALLIPVQAGTEELIYRGYLLQATGFLLRHPVLLSILNGLLFALPHAANPETTAGFVKVMLLYFLAGFFWAFITLRSGTLELALGAHTANNFFTAVVANFRETAIPSRSFFTITEIDANYQLVSLIVGMVVFYLVLVRRSGDQ; translated from the coding sequence ATGGAAGGAGCCAGCCCTTTTCTGGAAATAGCCCGCCAGGGCAGGAACGAGTGGTGGCGGTATGTGGCGGGCGTTGTGTTTATTTTTGTCTGCTGGATGGGCGGACAGGTGATTACCGCCGTGCCTCTGGTGTCGCGCGAGCCTGACCCCGCCCGCGCGGACCTGCTGCTGCTTGCGCTGTTGCTGCTCAGCTTCGCGCCCGGGCTGGCAGCAGTCGCATTGGCGGTGCGGTTGCTGCATGGCAGGCCCTTCCGCACGCTCGTGACCCCTTACGCGCAGGTATCGTGGAAACGATTGGCAACGGGCTTCGTTGGGTGGTTTGTGCTTGCGGCAGTAGCAGGGCTGGTAGAAGCCTTGCTGCATCCGGGCAGGTATCAGCCAAACCCCGAACCGCTGACGGTTTTGCCGTTCTTGGTGGTGGCTGCGCTGTTGATACCGGTTCAGGCGGGCACGGAGGAGCTTATCTATCGGGGCTACCTGCTGCAGGCAACGGGTTTCCTCTTGCGGCATCCCGTTTTGCTGTCCATCTTGAACGGTTTGCTCTTCGCCCTACCCCACGCGGCGAATCCAGAGACCACTGCAGGCTTCGTCAAGGTGATGCTTCTGTATTTCCTCGCCGGATTCTTCTGGGCGTTCATCACCCTGCGCTCTGGCACCCTGGAGCTGGCACTGGGGGCGCACACGGCGAATAACTTCTTTACCGCAGTGGTGGCAAACTTTCGGGAAACCGCTATCCCCAGCCGCTCTTTCTTCACGATTACGGAGATAGACGCGAACTATCAGCTGGTGAGCCTGATTGTCGGCATGGTGGTTTTCTATCTGGTTTTGGTGCGTCGGTCTGGTGACCAGTGA